Proteins encoded by one window of Aspergillus puulaauensis MK2 DNA, chromosome 4, nearly complete sequence:
- a CDS encoding uncharacterized protein (COG:P;~EggNog:ENOG410PGCE;~InterPro:IPR020846,IPR005828,IPR036259;~TransMembrane:3 (o78-97i104-124o130-148i);~go_component: GO:0016021 - integral component of membrane [Evidence IEA];~go_function: GO:0022857 - transmembrane transporter activity [Evidence IEA];~go_process: GO:0055085 - transmembrane transport [Evidence IEA]), with translation MAKDEEKVAVGEDVPPSTENAPLENTTKSRWERSWPTIACGAGLFSDGYLNGVIGSVNTMLSMIYADAYTKSSASKNVSSIAFAGTVVGMLFFGVLSDHWSRKGSLLASTLILILFAILSTGSYGYHGSVYGLFSALAAYRFFLGIGIGGEYPAGSVACAESSGELKNGHRNR, from the exons ATGGccaaagacgaggaaaaaGTCGCTGTAGGTGAGGATGTCCCTCCCTCCACTGAAAATGCGCCTCTCGAAAATACGACCAAGAGCCGTTGGGAGCGCAGCTGGCCGACCATTGCATGCGGCGCGGGTCTCTTCTCCGACGGCTATCTCAACGGG GTCATTGGCTCCGTCAACACCATGCTCAGCATGATCTACGCCGACGCCTATACTAAATCATCGGCCAGCAAGAACGTCTCGTCCATCGCATTCGCCGGTACCGTAGTTGGAATGCTCTTTTTTGGTGTCCTGAGTGACCACTGGTCCAGAAAGGGCTCTCTTCTAGCTTCCACGCTCATTCTAATCCTGTTCGCCATTCTCTCTACTGGCTCATATGGCTACCACGGAAGTGTCTATGGTCTCTTCTCTGCCCTCGCCGCTTATCGTTTCTTCTTGGGTATTGGAATCGGCGGAGAGTATCCTGCGGGGTCTGTTGCTTGCGCAGAGAGCAGCGGCGAATTGAAAAACGGTCACCGTAATCGCTAG
- a CDS encoding SDR family NAD(P)-dependent oxidoreductase (COG:Q;~EggNog:ENOG410PNBN;~InterPro:IPR002347,IPR036291,IPR020904;~PFAM:PF00106,PF13561,PF08659;~go_function: GO:0016491 - oxidoreductase activity [Evidence IEA];~go_process: GO:0055114 - oxidation-reduction process [Evidence IEA]), with protein sequence MSPNEIRGRLALITGASGGIGAACAHQLAQQGVHLALTYSTNVKFIDELVSDLNSRYAKNLHISTHQVDVGSPDQINAMFREIDSQHGHRPDILISNAGYGKRVPDVWDITLEEFDYMLNINLRASFVLVKGVVEHMKAQRWGRIVFMSSIAASGGGINGCHYAASKGGLTGMMKNLSTRLAEYNISVNDVAPAMIGDTGMVPSATAVSGIASNIPLGRLGTPEETANVVTMLVKTGYMTGQSLLLSGGLK encoded by the exons ATGTCACCGAACGAGATCCGCGGCCGACTGGCCCTGATAACGGGTGCATCAGGAGG GATCGGTGCAGCATGCGCCCACCAGCTCGCACAACAAGGCGTCCATCTCGCCCTTACCTACTCAACCAATGTCAAGTTCATCGACGAGCTCGTCTCAGACCTAAACTCGCGATATGCCAAGAATCTCCATATTTCCACCCACCAGGTCGATGTCGGCTCTCCCGATCAAATCAATGCCATGTTTCGTGAAATCGACTCCCAGCACGGCCACCGGCCAGATATTCTAATATCGAATGCCGGATACGGCAAACGGGTGCCTGATGTGTGGGACATCACGCTGGAGGAGTTCGATTACATGTTGAACATCAATCTCCGCGCGTCATTTGTCCTGGTTAAAGGTGTGGTAGAGCATATGAAAGCTCAGCGGTGGGGGCGCATCGTGTTCATGTCATCGATCGCCGCATCGGGAGGAGGGATTAATGGATGCC ATTATGCTGCTTCCAAGGGTGGACTTACTGGGATGATGAAAAACCTCTCTACGCGTCTGGCCGAGTACAATATTAGTGTCAACGATGTTGCGCCTGCGATGATTGGCGATACTGGCATGGTGCCATCTGCTACGGCCGTTTCTGGGATCGCATCGAACATCCCGCTGGGTCGACTGGGGACGCCAGAAGAGACGGCAAATGTGGTGACGATGTTGGTGAAGACAGGATACATGACAGGACAGAGCCTACTATTATCTGGAGGGTTGAAATAA
- a CDS encoding uncharacterized protein (COG:S;~EggNog:ENOG410PWBT;~InterPro:IPR001138,IPR007219,IPR036864;~PFAM:PF04082;~TransMembrane:2 (i228-244o264-283i);~go_function: GO:0000981 - DNA-binding transcription factor activity, RNA polymerase II-specific [Evidence IEA];~go_function: GO:0003677 - DNA binding [Evidence IEA];~go_function: GO:0008270 - zinc ion binding [Evidence IEA];~go_process: GO:0006351 - transcription, DNA-templated [Evidence IEA];~go_process: GO:0006355 - regulation of transcription, DNA-templated [Evidence IEA]), producing the protein MPKSASRKSGLAELRACTECRCSGTNPCSYCAKSNKLCIFGPRPSRTPLTRRNLDAAEVRCTGLLSLLRRLNPDVDIEDALRTIAPETEYPGPVEIPQELEPGSESPGSSHGFEWNEASMARDPADGMVSLPTARAEGYLGNSSGTRLLQTISDLLPENHNLQEHQGESPARASQMGSPSLLMHFANTAVLDNLIDAYFQWYNCSYPILHESTFRDKYRSRQQIHPRSSWHLIFYLVLAIGHWVSTGGSPLSQCSYYMAARSRISMRMLESGSLVAVQAFLLMGNYLQKRDRPNTGYNYIGIAYRMALGLGLHREPPSGTAHDTLLNERRRAVWWVVYCFDSGFSLTTGRPVMASDSFIETRLPLNVDDSNCALDSPLTAPVDRPTTYSAIIAQARLVSIANRIFSEIISCPYRQSFDLKAPRSIDHQLKAWRLSLPSYFTAQDVPTWFRGPRAIVGWKEQNLRMLLWWGSQRLCSVPSEREEAQNMCHFAAVETIQDVTTFCRDFFDTLHTGLSWYATYFLFQASVVLSIHHLRPLPPLDSSLAAVNQELWFSSISRARDCLASLGPTNNAAMRCLAVLDRIRDRSPPGQPAQIREYDPAYQTQEPGEMADTSLAPLAVDPTLQMFFEDTSWENDLFEGLNGFPSTDEVDLFDYVGNTGQTMQ; encoded by the exons ATGCCCAAATCCGCCAGCCGGAAGTCCGGACTCGCAGAGCTAAGAGCT TGCACAGAATGCCGG TGCTCCGGGACGAATCCCTGCTCGTACTGCGCGAAGAGCAACAAGCTCTGCATTTTCGGGCCCCGTCCGTCCCGGACGCCTTTGACTAGACG AAATTTGGATGCTGCAGAGGTCCGCTGCACAGGTCTGCTTTCACTACTGCGCAGATTGAACCCGGATGTCGATATTGAAGATGCGCTGCGGACGATCGCGCCGGAGACGGAGTACCCCGGGCCTGTTGAGATACCCCAGGAGTTAGAGCCTGGATCTGAGAGCCCCGGCTCCTCGCATGGCTTCGAATGGAATGAGGCTTCTATGGCTCGGGACCCGGCGGACGGAATGGTGTCTCTTCCTACGGCGAGAGCGGAAGGGTATCTAG GGAATAGTTCAGGAACCAGGCTCCTACAGACCATCTCGGACCTACTCCCAGAGAACCATAACCTGCAGGAACACCAAGGAGAGTCACCCGCGCGGGCGAGTCAAATGGGGAGTCCGTCCCTGTTGATGCATTTCGCTAATACTGCTGTGCTGGATAACCTCATTGACGCGTATTTTCAGTGGTATAACTGCTCGTACCCGATTTTGCATGAGAGTACGTTCCGGGACAAGTATCGCAGCCGGCAGCAGATCCATCCGCGCTCGAGCTGGCATTTGATATTTTATCTTGTTTTGGCCATTGGGCACTGGGTTTCTACTGGGGGGTCGCCGCTGAGCCAGTGTAGCTACTATATGGCTGCTCGGTCACGCATTTCGATGCGAATGCTGGAGTCGGGGAGCCTTGTTGCTGTTCAAGCATTTTTGCTCATG GGTAATTATCTGCAAAAGCGAGACCGGCCGAACACAGGATACAACTACATCGGCATCGCGTATCGAATGGCGCTGGGCCTGGGTCTACATCGCGAGCCGCCTTCAGGAACGGCACACGATACCTTGTTAAATGAACGCCGGAGAGCGGTTTGGTGGGTGGTGTATTGCTTCGACAGCGGGTTCAGCCTGACGACTGGGAGACCGGTCATGGCGTCGGACTCTTTTATCGAGACCCGTCTTCCGCTCAATGTAGACGATTCG AATTGTGCTCTGGACTCTCCCTTGACTGCACCCGTGGATAGACCGACTACATACTCTGCTATCATTGCACAGGCCCGACTGGTGTCAATCGCAAACCGGATATTCAGCGAAATAATCTCCTGCCCGTACAGACAATCCTTCGACCTGAAAGCCCCCCGATCCATCGACCACCAACTTAAAGCCTGGAGACTATCGCTCCCCTCCTACTTCACAGCGCAAGACGTACCAACATGGTTCCGTGGCCCACGCGCAATAGTCGGATGGAAAGAGCAAAACCTGCGAATGCTACTCTGGTGGGGGAGTCAACGTCTATGCAGCGTGCCCTCAGAGCGCGAAGAAGCACAAAACATGTGCCATTTCGCCGCAGTCGAGACAATCCAAGACGTAACAACATTCTGCCGCGACTTCTTCGACACCCTCCACACAGGCCTTAGCTGGTACGCAACTTATTTCTTATTCCAGGCCAGCGTTGTCCTGAGCATCCATCACCTCCGGCCGCTCCCGCCCCTAGACAGCAGTTTGGCGGCCGTTAATCAGGAACTCTGGTTCTCGTCTATATCCCGGGCCCGCGACTGTTTGGCTTCGCTAGGCCCAACAAATAACGCTGCGATGCGGTGTCTCGCGGTTCTGGATAGGATACGGGACCGGTCTCCGCCAGGACAGCCCGCGCAGATCCGAGAATATGACCCGGCCTACCAGACACAGGAGCCTGGTGAAATGGCGGATACGTCTTTGGCCCCGTTAGCTGTTGATCCCACGTTGCAGATGTTCTTTGAAGATACATCGTGGGAGAATGATTTATTTGAAGGGCTGAATGGATTTCCAAGTACCGATGAGGTTGATTTGTTTGACTACGTTGGGAATACGGGTCAGACTATGCAGTGA